Proteins from a single region of Chloroflexota bacterium:
- a CDS encoding radical SAM protein, whose amino-acid sequence MRVLFVEKQIDYEPQGIMSLSACLKEAGHEVYLAIAAQEDPVRVAQEIEPDIVGYSVMTGSQQWYFDINRRIREVLKDKAPFSIFGGPHPTFFPGMIEEPGVDGICIGEGEGPIVDLANALSNGGLKPDIPNWWFKIEDEIVRNPVRPLIRDLDALPMPDRALIYEKHRPTRESPIKHFMGSRGCPYNCTYCFNHAYYQIYKREKRGNQRSVDHIIQEVKWVRERYPLKQVVFLDDLFIIYDDWLEEFAEKWPQEIGLPFFCNVRANLIVRGPHKVELLRKAGCSTVSMGIEAANDRIRVELLKRRMTKEEMIQAGRMFRDAGIHITSTNILGLPTSTLEDELETMRLNAAARISYAHAFLFQPYPGTELGQFTQENGLMVGSFEDISSIAWERSILVFENEDEKRQIEHLQRLFAIGVEFPWLEPVIRRLIRLPHNKVVDTVFWWMHKLFKGYAIYHRVHPIKIGPLDLLRAALHFFRMEA is encoded by the coding sequence GTGCGCGTTCTCTTCGTTGAAAAGCAGATCGACTACGAGCCACAGGGCATCATGTCGCTATCGGCGTGCCTGAAGGAGGCAGGCCATGAGGTCTACCTGGCCATCGCCGCTCAGGAAGACCCCGTCCGCGTGGCCCAGGAGATCGAGCCCGACATCGTTGGATACTCCGTGATGACCGGCTCGCAGCAGTGGTATTTCGACATCAACCGGCGCATCCGGGAGGTCCTGAAGGATAAAGCGCCCTTCTCCATCTTCGGTGGCCCACATCCCACGTTCTTCCCTGGGATGATCGAGGAGCCGGGAGTGGACGGCATCTGCATCGGCGAGGGAGAGGGCCCCATCGTGGACCTGGCCAACGCGCTGAGCAATGGCGGCCTGAAGCCCGACATCCCCAACTGGTGGTTCAAGATCGAAGACGAGATCGTGCGGAACCCGGTGCGCCCCCTGATCCGCGACCTGGATGCCCTGCCCATGCCCGATCGGGCGCTGATCTACGAGAAGCACCGGCCCACACGCGAGTCCCCCATCAAGCACTTTATGGGATCTCGCGGCTGTCCGTACAATTGCACGTACTGCTTCAACCACGCCTACTACCAGATCTACAAGCGGGAGAAGCGAGGTAACCAAAGAAGCGTCGATCACATCATACAGGAAGTGAAATGGGTGCGCGAGCGCTACCCGCTGAAGCAGGTCGTGTTCCTGGACGATCTGTTCATCATCTACGACGACTGGCTGGAAGAGTTCGCGGAGAAGTGGCCCCAGGAGATCGGGCTGCCCTTCTTCTGCAACGTGCGCGCGAACCTGATCGTGCGCGGGCCGCACAAGGTCGAGCTGTTGCGTAAGGCGGGCTGCAGCACCGTCAGCATGGGGATCGAGGCAGCCAACGATCGCATCCGGGTGGAGCTGCTCAAGCGTCGGATGACGAAGGAGGAGATGATCCAGGCCGGTCGCATGTTCCGGGACGCCGGTATCCACATCACGTCGACGAACATCCTGGGGCTGCCCACCAGCACGCTGGAGGACGAACTGGAGACGATGCGGCTGAACGCGGCGGCCAGGATCTCCTACGCCCATGCCTTCCTGTTCCAGCCGTACCCGGGCACCGAGCTGGGGCAGTTCACCCAGGAGAACGGCTTGATGGTGGGCTCCTTTGAGGACATCTCCTCCATCGCCTGGGAGCGCTCCATCCTGGTCTTTGAGAACGAGGACGAGAAGCGCCAGATCGAACATCTGCAACGCCTTTTCGCCATCGGGGTGGAATTTCCCTGGCTGGAGCCCGTGATCCGGCGGCTGATTCGGCTTCCGCACAACAAGGTAGTGGACACCGTCTTCTGGTGGATGCACAAACTTTTCAAGGGATACGCGATCTATCATCGCGTACATCCCATCAAAATCGGCCCCCTGGATCTGTTGCGGGCGGCCCTGCATTTCTTCCGCATGGAAGCATGA
- a CDS encoding radical SAM protein → MRVALINPRFRLPIDTRTTPHLGLAYLGAVSEERGDEVRVFDADVEDQPLAEFLQEFRPHIVGITANTPQVKQAWRTAATVKQVLDIPVVLGGPHPSVVSEDLDFESLEQEGVDIVVRGEGEASWTEICDRVESFLRDQPTFSTAALMDPEKGIWEDVLGISYKTSDGQLHRNPDRPPLKDLDSLPWPAYHLFRMERYTNLQPATDHVDGARSFSILTSRGCPYRCAFCSQSVMPIKWRARSPENVLEEWRHLVRDLGAEEIGVLDDSANIRVDRLQKLADLLIANRLNHVPWIFVNGIRANLATRELLAKLKQAGLKRTAFGVESGDPDILASVDKRVDHDTIREAFKNAKAVGLETIGFFIIGLPGETRETMQRTIDFACELDPLIANFSMMTPYPGTKVYQIAKREGRLLMEDWEDYVFFDGRARYELGDLTAELQEEMWKKAYRQFYLRPHRILMTISRKDFWLNYRRTFRVAWRTIFPRREKDDLRRELEAQEAI, encoded by the coding sequence GTGCGCGTCGCATTGATCAACCCGCGTTTCCGCTTGCCCATTGATACACGAACCACTCCCCACCTGGGATTGGCGTATTTGGGCGCTGTGTCGGAGGAGCGCGGCGATGAGGTTCGCGTCTTCGACGCGGACGTGGAGGACCAGCCCCTGGCTGAGTTTCTGCAAGAGTTCCGTCCCCATATCGTGGGCATCACAGCCAACACGCCCCAGGTCAAGCAGGCATGGCGAACCGCGGCCACGGTCAAGCAGGTCCTGGATATCCCCGTGGTGCTGGGGGGACCGCACCCGAGCGTCGTGTCGGAGGACCTGGATTTCGAATCGTTGGAGCAAGAGGGCGTGGACATCGTCGTCCGCGGTGAGGGAGAGGCAAGCTGGACGGAGATATGCGATCGGGTGGAGTCCTTCCTGCGGGATCAGCCCACATTCTCCACCGCAGCGCTAATGGATCCGGAGAAGGGGATCTGGGAAGATGTGCTGGGCATCAGCTACAAGACCAGCGATGGTCAGTTGCACCGCAACCCGGACCGCCCGCCGCTCAAGGATCTGGACAGTCTGCCGTGGCCGGCCTACCACCTCTTCCGGATGGAGCGATACACCAACCTGCAACCGGCCACAGACCACGTGGACGGGGCTCGGTCCTTCTCCATCCTGACCAGCCGGGGGTGCCCCTATCGGTGCGCGTTCTGTTCGCAGTCCGTCATGCCCATCAAATGGCGGGCACGCAGCCCGGAGAACGTGCTGGAGGAGTGGCGGCACCTGGTGCGCGATCTGGGGGCGGAGGAGATCGGCGTCCTGGACGACAGCGCGAACATCCGCGTCGACCGGCTGCAGAAGCTGGCCGATCTGCTCATCGCGAACCGGCTGAATCACGTGCCGTGGATCTTCGTCAACGGCATCCGGGCCAACCTGGCCACCCGGGAGCTCCTGGCGAAGCTGAAGCAGGCGGGGCTGAAACGCACGGCCTTCGGCGTGGAGTCGGGCGATCCGGACATCCTGGCCTCCGTGGATAAGCGGGTGGACCACGACACGATCCGGGAGGCCTTCAAGAACGCGAAGGCGGTCGGCCTGGAGACGATCGGCTTCTTCATCATCGGGCTGCCCGGTGAGACACGGGAGACGATGCAGCGCACCATCGATTTCGCCTGCGAGCTGGACCCGCTCATCGCCAACTTCTCCATGATGACGCCCTACCCGGGCACGAAGGTCTACCAGATCGCCAAACGGGAGGGCCGCCTGCTGATGGAGGATTGGGAGGACTACGTGTTCTTCGACGGGCGAGCGCGCTATGAGCTGGGAGATCTCACCGCCGAGCTACAAGAGGAGATGTGGAAGAAGGCGTACCGCCAGTTCTATCTGCGGCCACACCGCATCCTGATGACCATCTCCCGGAAGGATTTCTGGTTGAACTACCGGCGGACCTTCCGGGTCGCCTGGCGCACCATCTTCCCACGCCGGGAGAAGGACGACCTACGCAGAGAATTGGAGGCGCAAGAGGCCATCTGA
- a CDS encoding radical SAM protein produces MRISLVGPKWNEMLNSYPPLGLAYLAAMAEQEGHEVRIHDFGLYPTRPVEEDVKEIVDYKPDLVAFTSMTTSYHNVEQTVALVKEALGVPIIIGGPHATSLPEYTLQNPHIDFLVYGEGEYIWRDFLRAYTAKDDRWDRIQGLWYKVDGKIVQGGRRPPIEDLDALPFPSRHLFDLEKYPLYAPDGKPMVTVLSSRGCPYACSFCFKGIIGRSYHQRSPENIVAELRQVIDRYGLRNFYFIDDLFTIDVRRLNALLDYFIEQNLDIRWRCLARVDRVTPELLEKMYKAGCRQIHYGIESGNPEILKATAKHINLDQVRQAVKWTEEAGIRSKGYFILGLPGDTLETMEQTIEFAASLDLSEAMFSIATPFPGTRLWEELVRKNPGLAFSADFTRSYYYNSYTAEIAPFLNVSAVSDHELSGMALKARQRFQEAKEKRKFIKYFGPRWGEIIWRLSKIGPIHSTARKVLDLGLFPRFRQLQPRREAEAWMSA; encoded by the coding sequence ATGAGGATCTCGCTCGTTGGCCCCAAGTGGAATGAGATGCTGAACAGCTACCCACCCCTGGGGCTGGCCTATTTGGCCGCGATGGCCGAACAGGAAGGGCATGAGGTGCGCATTCACGACTTCGGCCTGTATCCCACGCGGCCGGTAGAGGAAGACGTCAAAGAGATCGTGGACTACAAGCCGGACCTGGTCGCGTTCACGTCGATGACGACGTCCTACCATAACGTAGAGCAGACGGTGGCACTCGTAAAGGAGGCCCTGGGCGTCCCGATCATCATCGGTGGCCCCCACGCCACGAGCCTGCCGGAGTACACGCTGCAAAACCCTCACATCGACTTCCTGGTCTACGGGGAAGGCGAGTACATCTGGCGGGATTTCCTTCGCGCCTACACGGCAAAGGACGACCGCTGGGACCGCATCCAGGGGCTGTGGTACAAGGTCGACGGGAAGATCGTCCAGGGGGGGAGGCGGCCGCCCATCGAGGACCTGGACGCGCTGCCGTTCCCCAGCCGCCACCTGTTCGACCTGGAGAAGTACCCGCTGTATGCCCCGGACGGCAAGCCCATGGTCACCGTGCTCTCCAGCCGGGGATGCCCGTACGCCTGCTCCTTCTGCTTCAAGGGGATCATCGGGCGCAGCTACCACCAGCGCAGCCCGGAGAACATCGTCGCCGAGTTACGACAGGTCATCGACCGCTATGGCCTGCGCAATTTCTACTTCATCGACGACCTGTTCACCATCGACGTCCGGCGCCTGAATGCCCTCCTGGACTACTTCATCGAGCAGAATCTGGACATCCGATGGCGCTGCCTAGCGCGGGTGGACCGGGTCACACCCGAACTGCTGGAGAAGATGTACAAGGCCGGCTGTCGCCAGATCCATTACGGCATCGAATCCGGGAATCCGGAGATCCTCAAGGCGACGGCCAAGCATATCAATCTGGACCAGGTGCGGCAGGCGGTGAAGTGGACGGAGGAGGCGGGCATCCGTTCTAAGGGATATTTCATCCTCGGCCTGCCGGGCGACACGCTGGAGACGATGGAGCAGACCATCGAGTTCGCCGCCTCCCTGGATCTCAGCGAGGCCATGTTCTCCATCGCCACCCCCTTCCCCGGCACGCGGCTGTGGGAGGAATTGGTGCGAAAGAACCCGGGACTGGCCTTCTCGGCGGACTTCACCCGCAGCTATTACTATAACTCTTACACGGCGGAGATCGCCCCCTTCCTCAACGTGTCGGCCGTCAGCGACCACGAGCTGAGCGGCATGGCGCTCAAGGCGCGCCAGCGGTTCCAGGAGGCCAAGGAGAAGCGCAAGTTCATCAAGTACTTTGGGCCGCGCTGGGGTGAGATCATCTGGAGGCTATCGAAGATCGGGCCAATTCACAGCACCGCGCGTAAGGTGCTAGACCTGGGCCTGTTCCCTCGCTTCCGCCAGTTGCAACCGCGCCGGGAGGCCGAGGCATGGATGTCAGCCTGA